Proteins encoded by one window of Rutidosis leptorrhynchoides isolate AG116_Rl617_1_P2 chromosome 7, CSIRO_AGI_Rlap_v1, whole genome shotgun sequence:
- the LOC139857120 gene encoding G-type lectin S-receptor-like serine/threonine-protein kinase SD2-5, whose translation MRALLLVCFIMICLFLPDKCVSSVRKIGILSPGFTGSQMQYIDNNGLFLVSNTSIFGFGFNPNTDITSFTVVIIHIMSSRIIWSANRLSPIGNSDNFVFGNDGNAYIESNGKVVWTTNTSGKPVSSMQLLDSGNLVLVGKDGSFVWQSFSHPTNTLMPNQEFGVGMKLVSNPRNNLSFSLEIKSGDLVLSAGFRNPQPYWAMGEDKRKIINKDGGSLDFAVIDANSWRFYDQSKVFLWQFVFADGADDNTTWAAVLDDDGFIRFYNLPGKITGNLVIPGDSCSTPQSCSPYLVCHDGNTCQCPPGLNAVNCKPSGFSCNSKDPKVLINAGEGLTYSALGFVQPVSRTSLEGCKTTCLGNCSCLVMFFDNKSGNCYMFDQIGSFSDAKSGVSYESYVKVPKTSKAKKKDSTVVVVAIVIATLIVILSLVFIGVRWHQKRKNALNDTFDETSEEDNFLESISGMPVRFTFIDLQQATSNFSKKLGQGGFGSVYEGVLKDGSKIAVKQLEGIGQGKKEFRAEVSIIGGIHHHHLVRLKGFCAEGLHRLLVYEYMANGSLDRWIFKKDKTGFLLDWDTRYNIAVGTAKGLAYLHEDCDVKIVHCDIKPENVLLDDNFRAKVSDFGLAKLMTREQSHVFTTMRGTRGYLAPEWITSYAISEKSDVYSFGMVLLEIVGGRKNYDSSMISEKSHFPSYAFKMMEEGNIVEILDPQMKIDEKDERMSVAIQVALWCIQDDMNLRPPMTKVVQMLEGLSPVPAPPMASQTGSRLYSGLFKSISEEGTSSGPSDCNSDAYLSAVRLSGPR comes from the coding sequence ATGAGAGCTTTATTATTGGTTTGTTTCATAATGATTTGTTTGTTCTTACCTGACAAATGTGtatcaagtgtgagaaaaattggCATATTGAGCCCTGGTTTCACAGGGTCTCAGATGCAATACATTGACAACAATGGTTTGTTTCTTGTATCAAATACTTCAATTTTCGGGTTCGGATTCAATCCCAATACTGATATTACTTCATTCACTGTTGTCATCATTCACATTATGAGTTCAAGAATCATCTGGTCAGCAAACAGATTGTCTCCTATAGGCAATTCTGATAACTTTGTGTTTGGTAATGATGGTAATGCTTATATAGAAAGCAATGGTAAAGTTGTTTGGACAACGAATACTAGTGGGAAACCTGTTTCATCTATGCAATTACTTGATTCAGGGAACTTGGTTTTGGTAGGAAAAGATGGTAGTTTTGTTTGGCAAAGTTTTAGTCATCCTACAAATACACTTATGCCAAATCAAGAATTTGGTGTAGGGATGAAGCTTGTAAGCAATCCTAGAAACAATTTGTCGTTTTCGCTTGAAATTAAGTCTGGAGACTTAGTTTTATCAGCAGGGTTTCGAAACCCTCAACCGTATTGGGCTATGGGGGAGGATAAAAGGAAGATTATTAATAAAGATGGGGGAAGTCTAGATTTTGCAGTTATTGATGCTAATTCTTGGAGGTTTTATGATCAAAGCAAAGTGTTTTTATGGCAATTTGTGTTTGCTGACGGGGCTGATGATAACACTACATGGGCTGcggttttagatgatgatggtttcATTAGATTTTATAATCTTCCTGGGAAGATAACTGGGAATCTTGTAATCCCGGGTGATTCGTGTAGTACGCCTCAATCTTGTTCGCCTTATCTCGTTTGTCATGATGGGAATACGTGTCAATGCCCGCCCGGGCTTAATGCAGTCAACTGTAAACCGAGTGGTTTTTCTTGTAATTCAAAAGATCCAAAGGTTCTTATCAATGCAGGTGAGGGTTTGACTTATTCGGCTCTTGGGTTCGTGCAACCCGTTTCGAGAACGAGCTTAGAAGGCTGCAAAACGACTTGTTTGGGTAATTGTTCTTGTTTGGTTATGTTCTTTGATAACAAGTCTGGGAATTGTTATATGTTTGATCAAATCGGGAGCTTTTCAGATGCTAAAAGTGGTGTTAGTTATGAATCGTATGTTAAGGTTCCAAAAACTTCAAAGGCGAAAAAGAAGGATTCGACTGTAGTCGTCGTTGCTATAGTTATAGCCACATTGATTGTCATTCTTAGCCTTGTGTTTATCGGGGTTCGTTGGCACCAGAAGAGGAAAAATGCACTGAACGATACGTTCGATGAAACATCCGAAGAAGATAATTTCTTGGAGAGTATATCGGGGATGCCGGTTCGTTTTACTTTCATAGATCTTCAACAAGCTACCAGTAACTTTAGTAAAAAGCTTGGGCAAGGTGGGTTTGGGTCAGTTTATGAAGGGGTTTTAAAAGATGGGTCGAAAATAGCAGTGAAACAGTTAGAAGGAATAGGTCAAGGAAAGAAAGAGTTTCGAGCCGAAGTGAGCATCATTGGTGGCATTCATCATCACCATTTGGTTAGGCTCAAAGGGTTTTGCGCAGAAGGTTTACATCGGCTTCTTGTTTATGAGTACATGGCTAACGGCTCACTGGACCGGTGGATTTTCAAGAAAGATAAAACAGGGTTCTTGTTAGATTGGGACACACGTTATAACATTGCGGTTGGTACTGCAAAAGGACTTGCGTACCTTCACGAAGACTGCGATGTTAAAATCGTTCATTGTGATATAAAACCGGAAAATGTATTACTTGATGACAATTTTCGTGCCAAAGTGTCGGATTTTGGTTTGGCTAAGTTAATGACAAGAGAACAAAGTCATGTTTTCACAACTATGAGAGGTACAAGAGGTTATTTAGCACCCGAATGGATCACAAGTTACGCGATATCTGAAAAGAGTGATGTTTATAGTTTTGGAATGGTACTTCTTGAAATTGTTGGAGGACGAAAAAACTATGATTCGTCGATGATTTCAGAGAAATCACATTTTCCATCTTACGCGTTTAAAATGATGGAAGAAGGAAATATTGTAGAAATTTTGGATCCACAAATGAAAATCGACGAAAAAGATGAACGTATGAGTGTGGCTATACAAGTGGCTTTGTGGTGCATACAAGATGACATGAACCTGAGGCCTCCTATGACTAAAGTGGTTCAAATGCTAGAGGGTTTAAGCCCTGTGCCTGCACCACCAATGGCGTCTCAAACTGGTTCAAGGCTCTATTCGGGCTTGTTTAAGTCGATTAGCGAAGAAGGCACTTCATCAGGCCCTTCTGATTGTAATAGTGACGCGTATTTATCGGCTGTTCGCCTTTCTGGGCCAAGAtag
- the LOC139858543 gene encoding uncharacterized protein gives MKVRSSVKKMCEFCRIVKRRGRVFVLCSVKPKHKQRQGLSTIAYEGGSLTSRISEMQTTGSSYQASASNYGIGSGLGSVLAERKMPVLFAGWRVNLASLIQTRK, from the exons ATGAAGGTGAGGTCGTCAGTGAAGAAAATGTGCGAGTTCTGTAGAATAGTGAAACGTCGTGGGAGAGTGTTTGTTTTGTGCTCTGTGAAACCCAAGCATAAACAGAGACAAGGTCTTTCAACAATTGCATATGAGGGAGGGTCTCTTACATCTAG AATATCAGAAATGCAGACGACGGGTAGTAGTTATCAAGCTTCGGCTTCTAACTACGGCATTGGAAGTGGCTTGGGATCCGTATTGGCTGAAAGGAAGATGCCCGTGCTTTTTGCGGGATGGAGAGTAAACCTAGCATCTCTTATTCAGACACGCAAGTGA